One Desulfofundulus luciae DNA segment encodes these proteins:
- a CDS encoding TrmH family RNA methyltransferase: protein MTRSKANPQVRYLRRLARRSQRDKEGHFLLEGVRLVEEALASGWPVKMLVYSPSGSERAAVLLEAARERGVQLLPVEEKLLAELADTATPQGVLAVVEKPGYTLEETLAAGPSLLLLVDSVQDPGNLGTIIRSADAAGAGGVILFPGTVDLYNPKTIRATMGSLFHLPVAAVREGEDVLTRLRAAGFMLVAGVPAGGIPLPVVDMTGPVVLAVGNEARGLSPWLLERADFLATIPMPGRAESLNVAAAASIMLYEAVRQRMSCGQDQTGP from the coding sequence ATGACCCGCAGCAAAGCCAACCCGCAGGTCAGGTATCTTCGCCGGTTGGCCCGCCGGAGCCAGCGGGATAAGGAGGGGCACTTTCTTCTGGAAGGTGTGCGCCTGGTAGAGGAGGCACTTGCGTCCGGGTGGCCGGTAAAAATGCTTGTTTATAGCCCGTCCGGGAGCGAACGGGCCGCTGTTCTTCTTGAAGCAGCCCGGGAGCGGGGGGTACAACTCTTGCCGGTGGAGGAAAAGCTGCTGGCGGAATTGGCCGATACGGCTACTCCCCAGGGGGTGCTGGCCGTGGTGGAAAAACCCGGCTACACCCTGGAGGAAACCCTGGCGGCAGGGCCATCCCTTTTATTGCTGGTAGACAGCGTGCAGGATCCGGGTAACCTGGGCACCATTATCCGCAGTGCCGACGCCGCGGGTGCGGGTGGAGTGATCCTGTTTCCCGGGACGGTGGATTTGTACAATCCCAAAACCATCCGGGCTACCATGGGTTCCCTTTTTCACCTGCCCGTAGCGGCCGTACGGGAAGGGGAGGATGTGCTGACCCGTTTAAGGGCGGCCGGCTTTATGCTGGTGGCCGGTGTTCCCGCCGGCGGTATTCCCCTGCCCGTTGTGGACATGACCGGTCCCGTGGTCCTGGCGGTAGGCAATGAGGCCAGGGGACTTTCCCCGTGGTTGCTTGAGCGTGCTGATTTCCTGGCCACCATTCCCATGCCCGGCCGGGCCGAGTCCCTGAATGTGGCTGCAGCCGCTTCCATCATGCTTTATGAAGCGGTGCGCCAGCGGATGAGCTGCGGTCAAGACCAGACCGGGCCTTAA
- a CDS encoding potassium channel family protein, producing the protein MKQFAVIGLGRFGSSVARTLARMGYDVLAVDTNEERVNAITDEVTYAVCVDAMDEQALKSLGLRNFDVVIVAIGQEVQSSILVTVMLKEMGVPRVVAKAVTELHGKVLQKVGADMVVFPERDMGVRVAHALVSKNILDQINLSPDYSIVELMAPPEFVGKTLQESAMRREYGVTVLAIRRGEEIIISPGARQVINEGDILVALGRNEKLRTLGG; encoded by the coding sequence ATGAAACAATTTGCCGTCATCGGGTTGGGGCGGTTTGGTTCCAGCGTGGCCAGGACCCTTGCCCGCATGGGTTATGACGTCCTGGCGGTGGACACCAACGAAGAGCGGGTAAATGCCATTACCGACGAGGTTACCTACGCCGTCTGTGTGGATGCCATGGATGAGCAGGCGCTGAAATCCCTGGGCCTGAGAAATTTTGATGTGGTCATTGTGGCCATTGGCCAGGAAGTACAGTCCAGCATTCTGGTCACCGTTATGCTCAAGGAAATGGGTGTTCCCCGGGTAGTGGCCAAGGCGGTCACCGAACTTCACGGCAAAGTGTTACAAAAGGTGGGGGCCGATATGGTGGTCTTCCCCGAGCGGGATATGGGGGTGCGGGTGGCCCATGCCCTGGTCTCCAAAAATATCCTGGACCAGATCAATCTCTCTCCTGATTACAGTATTGTTGAGCTTATGGCTCCCCCCGAGTTTGTGGGCAAAACCCTGCAGGAATCGGCCATGCGCCGGGAGTACGGTGTTACCGTCCTGGCCATCCGTCGCGGTGAGGAGATTATCATTTCCCCCGGTGCCAGGCAGGTCATTAATGAAGGAGATATCCTGGTGGCCCTGGGGCGCAACGAGAAGCTGAGAACCCTCGGGGGCTAG
- a CDS encoding YqzL family protein: protein MFLTAEFFWRLFEATGSIRAYILYRRLAVH, encoded by the coding sequence ATGTTTTTAACCGCCGAATTTTTTTGGAGGCTGTTCGAGGCGACTGGTTCTATCCGAGCCTACATCCTGTACCGGAGGCTGGCCGTGCATTAA